CTTCACTACGGTGTATAGCACTGTTCTATTCCATCACATCGGAACAagcctcatctcctccttcgtcCAGTACCGCCGCATATTCTCCGCGCCCAGCGTCTCGACCTCCTGGTCCAGATGCATCCACAACACCTCCCTCCACGAATCAATCTTCTCCCGTAGCACCTCCACCTGcaggtcctcctcgccctgcgaGCACTTCTCCAGATACTCCCTGAACCCGTCCAACCCGGCGTGGATCTCGCGGTGGTGCCGCAACAGGTCAGCCTGCTTCCGCCCGCGCCCCGTCCTGAACTCGGGCATCCTCTTCGCGAGAAACGGGAAGACCATCGTCTCTTCGATGTTATGGTGGGTTTCTAGATGGTCTGCGAACCGCAGGCCCTCCGCAATGAATTGTCGAATCGACATCCCGTTGGGCCGTCGGCCCGTCGTGCAGGCGTTCCACAGAATATTCCATGAGCGCCGCAACATGCCGTGCTAAGGAGCGGTCAGTATCTGCTCCATATACTAATTAGATGAAGCTCATGACTCACGAAGAAATCCATCTTTTCGGCCGCGCTGTTGTACACCTTGAAGTCCTCATTGGACAGTGGGGGCGGGCTGTTCTCTCCCGGGCCGTCCATGTTTCTGGTCTGAGACAGCGGCGGTCTCCCACGTTTATGATGGGAACACGGGTTGAACGGTCGGAGGAGGGCTCCTGGCTAGGACTTTCCAGGAATAGATCTGGGCGAAGCCATATCCAAGACTGGAGACGCAGATTCGGGCCCTTCTTGTTCAGTCAAATTCCTTGACTGCATTATATAACGATGACTAACTGGCGGGGCGAATCATTCGACAAGGATTAGTCATATGGAGTATCTACATTATAATACAATTAAGCGATAACTAATTAATGTCTTTTCAGTGGGAAATTGCATAAGCAGGAAGGCTAAGCATGCTGTGGCCTGGTTATAGTAGTCCATGGGCGTGGGCAGAGAAGGTTTACGTTAGCCCTACGTTCGACAGTAAGAAACCATAATATATACAACTGGATAATCTATTCTCCAAGCcattaattagatattattgCCAAATGAAACacaaaaaccaaaaacaTCAAGAAACCATCTCCCCGAATAGCCCTAAACAACAATCACAGCCCCAAATCCAACCAACACCCCGCCCGCAACAGCATAGATCGTCCCAGCCTTATACAAAGCCCCAGCTGCTCCGGTGAACGCCGGCCCATCACCCCCACTGCCTCCTGTCGACGAAGGAGAactgctactactactaccacACGGAGTAAGCGAGCCGCTCCCAATTGGATGACTCGTGCTCCAGCCCGGGGTGGGACTCTGAGACCACCACGGAGGAGTACCGGAGCCGGTTGGGAGAGTGGTGGATGGTGTCTCCGTTGGCGAGTCGGGTACTGTCTCGGAGTGTCCGGGGAGGGTGGTGGCCGTCACGATAGGGCCGTCTGGGAGGGTTGC
The nucleotide sequence above comes from Aspergillus puulaauensis MK2 DNA, chromosome 3, nearly complete sequence. Encoded proteins:
- a CDS encoding hemerythrin domain-containing protein (COG:S;~EggNog:ENOG410PP6I;~InterPro:IPR012312;~PFAM:PF01814) yields the protein MDGPGENSPPPLSNEDFKVYNSAAEKMDFFHGMLRRSWNILWNACTTGRRPNGMSIRQFIAEGLRFADHLETHHNIEETMVFPFLAKRMPEFRTGRGRKQADLLRHHREIHAGLDGFREYLEKCSQGEEDLQVEVLREKIDSWREVLWMHLDQEVETLGAENMRRYWTKEEMRLVPM
- a CDS encoding uncharacterized protein (SECRETED:SignalP(1-16)), translating into MYKLLALASILACTSAALTAPGPEESIATLPDGPIVTATTLPGHSETVPDSPTETPSTTLPTGSGTPPWWSQSPTPGWSTSHPIGSGSLTPCGSSSSSSPSSTGGSGGDGPAFTGAAGALYKAGTIYAVAGGVLVGFGAVIVV